A window of the Sulfurospirillum tamanense genome harbors these coding sequences:
- a CDS encoding methyl-accepting chemotaxis protein: MSRSLPLVKRISFAHSFLATSFVVGITFTFAGVLFYSYFQEVSLYQQAQTKQSQTLKNNIDAILQTNTTTLDNFSSMNQGALELGKSYEDIALLRQIGREISLLTFRPREARKMERLAKELQAWEQTSTAKHKFIEGIASQLKMQAIAFENDPSPLNATDIQKSISDITGTVINIALGFNTTLLTQMQEVGQGIEGVNASLLENEKDVQALEVSRKRMEEKGKEILFFGMLAFGILAFLLAFQAWLMRLFSKDVSRLTRYLKEVVAGERVDLSQPLVFHPDSKDETDFISRSLHEVFGTIKAVLSTALHASVQTRESSKELRSSSAQLVETIHAQKQEIDNLGGMAGAIGGDLDEAIGLAKETKRSLQSNQEVMQEFVEHLQEVGKTVNLSSEHQNSISDKMHHLSSQTEQTKGVLGIIADIADQTNLLALNAAIEAARAGEHGRGFAVVADEVRKLAERTRDSLGEIDAIMMLMLQGIHTNTQEVGAINNELASIAQKAEELVRFGLQSASQLESAITVSSKVVEINETNAQKTKAFIDTMTGIVALSSGNETEGEKVAKIASEIAQTSKGLRDALQRFGVA, translated from the coding sequence ATGTCTCGTTCGTTGCCTCTTGTTAAGCGCATCTCTTTCGCGCACAGTTTTTTAGCCACCTCTTTTGTTGTTGGCATTACGTTTACGTTTGCGGGTGTGCTTTTTTATTCCTACTTTCAAGAAGTTTCTCTCTACCAGCAAGCGCAAACCAAACAATCTCAAACTCTTAAAAATAATATTGATGCTATTTTGCAGACCAATACCACGACGCTAGATAATTTTTCTTCCATGAATCAAGGTGCTTTGGAGTTGGGTAAAAGCTATGAAGACATTGCATTGCTACGCCAGATAGGCCGTGAAATATCATTGTTGACCTTTCGCCCCAGAGAAGCGCGAAAAATGGAACGTCTTGCTAAAGAGCTCCAAGCGTGGGAGCAGACATCTACGGCAAAACATAAGTTTATTGAGGGCATTGCCAGTCAGCTAAAAATGCAAGCGATTGCTTTTGAAAACGACCCAAGTCCCCTTAACGCAACAGATATTCAAAAAAGCATTAGCGACATTACAGGAACAGTAATCAACATAGCCCTTGGGTTCAACACAACACTCTTGACCCAAATGCAAGAAGTAGGACAGGGTATCGAAGGGGTTAATGCTTCGCTTTTAGAAAATGAAAAAGATGTGCAAGCCTTGGAAGTTTCGCGTAAGCGCATGGAAGAAAAAGGCAAGGAAATTCTTTTTTTCGGGATGCTTGCTTTTGGAATTTTAGCCTTTTTGCTCGCGTTTCAAGCATGGCTTATGCGGCTTTTTTCCAAAGATGTTTCTCGCCTAACGCGCTACCTCAAAGAGGTGGTGGCGGGAGAGAGGGTGGACTTGTCTCAGCCTTTGGTATTTCACCCAGATTCCAAAGATGAGACAGATTTTATTTCCCGTTCGTTGCATGAGGTGTTTGGTACCATTAAAGCCGTTTTATCCACTGCCCTTCATGCCTCGGTTCAAACCCGTGAATCTTCCAAAGAGCTGCGTAGCTCCTCGGCACAACTAGTGGAAACCATTCACGCCCAAAAACAAGAAATTGATAATCTTGGTGGCATGGCAGGCGCTATTGGGGGTGACTTGGATGAGGCGATTGGCTTGGCAAAAGAGACAAAACGCTCCTTGCAAAGCAACCAAGAAGTGATGCAGGAGTTTGTAGAACACTTGCAAGAGGTCGGCAAAACAGTAAACCTCAGCAGTGAACACCAAAACAGCATCAGTGACAAAATGCACCACCTCTCCAGTCAAACCGAGCAAACCAAAGGAGTGCTTGGCATCATCGCCGACATTGCCGACCAGACCAATCTTTTGGCACTTAATGCCGCCATAGAAGCCGCGCGTGCGGGCGAACACGGGCGCGGGTTTGCCGTTGTGGCTGATGAGGTGCGCAAACTGGCCGAACGCACACGGGATTCCTTGGGTGAGATAGATGCTATTATGATGCTAATGCTTCAAGGCATTCACACCAACACCCAAGAAGTAGGAGCTATCAATAACGAGCTTGCAAGCATCGCTCAAAAAGCCGAAGAGTTGGTGCGGTTTGGTTTGCAAAGTGCTTCCCAGCTCGAAAGCGCCATCACAGTCTCTTCCAAAGTGGTGGAAATCAACGAAACCAACGCCCAAAAAACAAAAGCCTTTATAGATACCATGACGGGGATTGTGGCCCTTTCAAGTGGCAACGAAACCGAGGGGGAGAAGGTTGCGAAAATTGCCTCAGAGATTGCCCAAACATCCAAAGGCCTTCGGGATGCATTGCAACGGTTTGGTGTGGCGTAA
- a CDS encoding DUF2325 domain-containing protein produces MQILVVGADEIRPIKSVLEELGASSVTHWDARNENRVNRKSIPCDTGCVVMLTSFLNHNTMKKIKTEAKKRGIPLVCAKRSVGCVYSEYCKVFGLSEEFCCRK; encoded by the coding sequence ATGCAGATTTTGGTTGTCGGGGCAGATGAGATTCGTCCCATTAAATCGGTTTTGGAAGAGTTGGGCGCAAGCTCTGTAACCCATTGGGATGCGCGTAACGAAAATCGTGTTAACCGCAAATCCATCCCTTGCGACACAGGATGCGTGGTGATGCTTACCTCGTTTCTTAATCACAACACCATGAAAAAAATCAAAACCGAAGCCAAAAAACGTGGCATTCCTTTAGTGTGCGCTAAGCGAAGTGTAGGGTGTGTATACAGCGAATACTGCAAGGTTTTTGGTCTTAGTGAGGAGTTTTGCTGTAGAAAATAG
- a CDS encoding Na/Pi cotransporter family protein, whose protein sequence is MTRLFPFLAMFALGYLFIQSEHFLKISAGVAIFLFGMLSLENGFKAFSGGLLESVLKRSTDKLSKSVGFGIVATTLMQSSSLVSVLTISFLSAGLITLGAGIGIIFGANLGTTTGAWLVAGFGLKVDIGAYAMPMLVFGMLLIFRKNNSLRGLGYVLSGLGFLFLGIHYMKEGFEAFKETLDLSQYAMNGFKGVFFYTFIGIIATLVMQSSHATLVLIITALAAGQISYENALALAIGSNVGTTVTAILGSLGANLEGRKLAVAHLIFNLLTGILAITFIYQLVDIVEFGAAFLGIEAQDYTLKLALFHTLFNLIGIVALLPFTQKMVWLLNTFIKEKPQTLVRVDDALYLNEAALEFPNAAKEVLFKETKHLYINGQSLIAYALSVRPGDITSGIAPDEIILQRSRPMPKDMESLYERKFKPVYSKIIAFAVRAQTNANEADTEAIMEIRRASLRLAEAIKDAKHLQSNMLRYVGSSNTYIAEEYNFIRANLIKQLRHINLLLNTEEEEMLTLLFGKIERESKAFDAVSGRSLDKLIREQKITNTMATSLMNDTAYASAIAANLTTMAKILFTNHALYEHTSEVITLSEDDVA, encoded by the coding sequence ATGACACGCTTATTTCCTTTTCTTGCTATGTTTGCCCTTGGGTACTTGTTTATCCAAAGTGAACATTTTTTAAAAATTAGCGCAGGTGTGGCTATTTTTCTTTTTGGCATGCTTTCTTTGGAAAACGGATTTAAGGCTTTCTCGGGTGGGCTTTTAGAAAGCGTTTTAAAACGTTCCACCGACAAACTCTCTAAAAGTGTTGGGTTTGGCATTGTCGCTACAACACTCATGCAATCAAGCTCTTTGGTCTCGGTGCTTACCATCTCTTTTTTAAGCGCAGGACTCATTACACTGGGAGCGGGGATTGGGATTATCTTTGGGGCAAATTTAGGCACCACCACAGGCGCTTGGCTCGTGGCGGGATTTGGCCTCAAAGTGGACATCGGCGCTTATGCTATGCCTATGCTTGTCTTTGGCATGCTACTCATCTTTCGCAAAAACAACTCTTTGCGGGGACTTGGGTATGTGCTCAGTGGGCTTGGATTTTTGTTTTTAGGCATCCATTACATGAAAGAAGGCTTTGAGGCCTTCAAAGAGACTCTTGACCTCTCCCAATACGCCATGAATGGATTTAAGGGTGTCTTTTTCTATACCTTCATTGGCATCATAGCAACGTTGGTAATGCAATCTTCCCATGCCACCTTGGTGCTCATCATCACCGCCCTAGCCGCAGGCCAAATCAGCTACGAAAACGCCCTTGCCCTTGCCATTGGCTCAAATGTGGGCACAACTGTCACGGCTATTCTTGGCTCCTTAGGCGCAAACTTAGAGGGCAGAAAACTGGCTGTTGCCCATTTGATTTTTAATCTTCTTACAGGCATATTGGCCATAACATTTATTTACCAACTGGTTGACATCGTTGAGTTTGGTGCCGCTTTTCTTGGTATTGAAGCGCAAGACTACACTCTTAAGCTTGCCCTTTTTCACACTCTTTTTAACCTTATTGGCATTGTCGCCTTGCTCCCTTTTACCCAAAAAATGGTTTGGCTTTTAAACACATTCATCAAAGAAAAGCCCCAAACCTTAGTGCGCGTGGATGACGCCCTTTATCTCAATGAGGCCGCCTTAGAATTTCCAAACGCCGCCAAAGAAGTTCTTTTTAAAGAGACCAAACACCTCTACATCAACGGCCAAAGCCTCATTGCATATGCTTTAAGCGTAAGGCCTGGTGACATTACCTCAGGTATCGCTCCTGATGAGATTATTTTACAACGCTCTCGCCCCATGCCCAAAGACATGGAGAGCTTGTACGAGCGTAAATTCAAACCCGTTTACAGCAAAATTATCGCCTTTGCCGTGCGTGCGCAAACCAACGCAAACGAGGCTGACACGGAAGCTATCATGGAGATTCGGCGCGCCTCATTGCGCCTAGCTGAAGCTATTAAAGACGCCAAACACCTTCAATCCAACATGCTACGTTATGTTGGCTCTTCTAACACGTACATTGCCGAAGAGTACAATTTTATTCGCGCCAACCTCATTAAACAGTTGCGCCACATTAATCTGCTTCTTAACACCGAAGAGGAAGAAATGCTTACCCTGCTTTTTGGTAAAATCGAGCGAGAGAGTAAGGCGTTTGATGCAGTCTCAGGCCGCTCTTTAGACAAGCTCATCCGCGAGCAAAAAATCACCAACACCATGGCCACTTCCTTGATGAATGACACAGCCTATGCTAGTGCCATCGCAGCCAATCTCACCACCATGGCTAAAATTTTATTCACCAACCACGCCCTGTACGAACACACTAGTGAAGTCATCACGCTTAGTGAAGATGACGTTGCGTAA
- a CDS encoding ABC transporter ATP-binding protein, with product MSLLHVKQLEKTFCDGSVCVAKSINLEVSEGEIFTLMGKSGCGKSSLLRMICGFETPCSGEIILGGKTLFGKGVNLETKERELAIVFQNYALFPHMSVAQNILFGYEKEGKTRLGALLEKTGISAIKERFPHEISGGQQQRVALCRALIRHPKLLLLDEPFSSVDSELRASLRDELKQMIKAFGITSIFVTHDREDAFHMSDRVALMAQGEILQVGEIETLYKHPKSKLCAQFLGKINVYEEDGKEKMFRPADIHVNPKGALSGEVKECVFHGFYYVVLVQTQAGEMTLFTKEPHPLAAPIAFDVLSG from the coding sequence ATGAGTCTTTTACATGTAAAGCAGTTGGAAAAAACCTTTTGCGACGGGTCTGTTTGTGTGGCAAAATCCATTAACTTGGAAGTCAGTGAAGGGGAAATTTTTACCCTTATGGGTAAAAGTGGCTGTGGCAAAAGCTCTTTGTTGCGGATGATTTGTGGCTTTGAAACGCCTTGTAGCGGGGAGATTATTTTGGGCGGGAAAACCCTTTTTGGCAAGGGCGTGAACCTCGAAACCAAAGAGCGCGAGCTTGCCATTGTATTTCAAAATTATGCGCTTTTTCCGCACATGAGTGTAGCACAAAACATTCTTTTTGGGTATGAAAAAGAGGGTAAAACACGTCTGGGGGCATTGCTTGAAAAAACAGGCATCAGTGCCATCAAAGAGCGCTTTCCTCATGAGATAAGTGGGGGACAGCAACAGCGCGTAGCCCTATGTCGCGCGCTTATTCGTCATCCAAAACTGTTGCTTTTGGATGAACCTTTTAGTAGTGTGGACAGTGAATTGCGTGCGAGTTTGCGCGATGAATTAAAGCAGATGATTAAGGCTTTTGGTATCACTTCTATCTTTGTTACCCATGACCGCGAAGATGCGTTTCACATGAGTGACCGAGTCGCGCTCATGGCCCAAGGAGAAATCTTGCAAGTCGGTGAGATAGAAACCTTGTACAAGCACCCCAAGTCCAAACTATGCGCCCAGTTTTTAGGCAAAATCAATGTCTATGAAGAAGACGGAAAAGAGAAAATGTTTCGGCCTGCGGATATACATGTAAACCCAAAAGGGGCTTTAAGTGGCGAGGTAAAAGAGTGTGTGTTTCACGGGTTTTATTACGTAGTGCTGGTGCAAACGCAAGCCGGAGAGATGACACTCTTTACAAAAGAGCCGCACCCTCTGGCTGCGCCTATCGCTTTTGATGTGCTTAGCGGTTAA